The sequence AAAAACTCGCCTGATCAATAAACAGTTGCAGAAGTCAGCGGGGAATCCCGTCGATTTTGACGAAATCGCTCAGGTGCTGCGTGATGTGATTAATGCCAATTGCTATATTATCGGCCGCCACGGCCAGATCCTGGGTTATGCCTTTGTAGAAGGCTTCACCTGCCAGATTATGGAGGATATTGTATATCGTTCGGAACGTTTTCCGGAAGAATACAATGAAGAGCTGCTGCGGATCAGCGAGACCAAAGCGAACTTTAAACAAGAAGGCAACCAGTGCATCTTCGCCAGGGATACGGAATGCATTTTCCAAAACAAAATTGCCACCGTGGTTCCCGTTATCGGAAGTGGACAAAGGTTGGGAACATTGGTACTTTCTAAATTCAATGTACCTTTTACCGATGAGGATTTGATCCTGGCCGAATACGGCGCGACGGTGGTAGGTATGGAGATCTTGAGAGCCAAGGCCGACCGGATTGAAGAAGAAGCCCGTAAGCGGGCGGCCGTCCATATTGCCCTGGGGACTCTTTCCTATTCGGAACTCGAGGCGGTGGAACACATTTTTGCTGAGCTCGAAGGTGATGAAGGAGTGCTGGTGGCCAGCAAGATTGCGGACCGGGCCGGCATTACCCGTTCCGTCATTGTCAACGCCCTGCGGAAATTTGAAAGTGCCGGGGTGATTGAATCCAAATCCCTGGGCATGAAGGGTACCTATATCAGGGTACTGAATGACAATTTGTTGGAAGAACTGCAAAAACTCAGAAGATAAAAGAACCGCATAGGTTCTTTTTTCTCTGGTGCATAAGGGTCCTGATTTTTGGCAAAGATTTAAAATAATTGTGTGCACCAAATTATTGCGAGACAGGAATCACTATGCTATACTAGGTTTTGGTGCAAAAACACACGCTTCCCAATTTGTGCAAGGGTGCCTGCGGGTCTTGCACAAAGATGAGGGGAGTGGAGGATGAAAACCAGCGAGAGGAGGTGGAGTCAAGTGGCAGTTATCTCGATGAAACAGCTGTTGGAGGCGGGGGTCCATTTCGGTCATCAAACCCGGCGTTGGAATCCCAAAATGGCTCCTTACATTTTTACTGAACGTAACGGCATTTACATCATCGACTTGCAAAAGACCGTGAAAAAAGTAGAAGAAGCTTATGAATTTGTAAGGAGCATCGTCAGCGAGGGCAAGAACATTCTTTTCGTAGGTACGAAAAAACAAGCCCAGGAGTCCATCCGCGAGGAAGCGGAACGCTGCGGAATGTTTTATGTGAATGAAAGATGGCTGGGCGGTATGCTGACGAACTATAAGACCATCCGCCAGCGGATTGAACGTCTCCGTGAACTGGAGGCGATGGAGGAAGAAGGGAAGTTTGCCCTCTTGCCCAAGAAGGAAGTGGCCCGCTTGATTGCGGAAAGAGATAAATTGCAGCGTTTCTTGGGTGGCATTAAGAACATGAATGGGCTTCCGGGAGCTTTGTTCATCGTAGATCCCCGGAAAGAAAGGATTGCATTGGCTGAAGCGAAGAAACTGGGCATTCCGGTAGTGGCTATCGTGGACACCAACTGCGATCCCGATGAAATTGATTATGTCATTCCGGGCAACGACGATGCCATTCGTGCCGTGAAGCTGTTGACCAGCAAGATTGCTGACGCCGTTTTAGAGGCAACTCAAGGTCAAGTAGGCCAGGAAAGAGAACCGGCAGGAGAAAATACCGAAGCCGAACAAGCGGTTGCCCAATAGATGGTTCTATTCAGCTTTACTGCCGCTGCCTTTGAGAAGGAGGTGAACATCCGTGATCACTGCGGATATGGTCAAAGAATTGCGACAGCGTACACAAGCCGGCATGATGGATTGTAAGAGGGCTTTAGAAGCCACCAATGGTGA comes from Clostridia bacterium and encodes:
- the codY gene encoding GTP-sensing pleiotropic transcriptional regulator CodY, whose translation is MNTLLEKTRLINKQLQKSAGNPVDFDEIAQVLRDVINANCYIIGRHGQILGYAFVEGFTCQIMEDIVYRSERFPEEYNEELLRISETKANFKQEGNQCIFARDTECIFQNKIATVVPVIGSGQRLGTLVLSKFNVPFTDEDLILAEYGATVVGMEILRAKADRIEEEARKRAAVHIALGTLSYSELEAVEHIFAELEGDEGVLVASKIADRAGITRSVIVNALRKFESAGVIESKSLGMKGTYIRVLNDNLLEELQKLRR
- the rpsB gene encoding 30S ribosomal protein S2, with the protein product MAVISMKQLLEAGVHFGHQTRRWNPKMAPYIFTERNGIYIIDLQKTVKKVEEAYEFVRSIVSEGKNILFVGTKKQAQESIREEAERCGMFYVNERWLGGMLTNYKTIRQRIERLRELEAMEEEGKFALLPKKEVARLIAERDKLQRFLGGIKNMNGLPGALFIVDPRKERIALAEAKKLGIPVVAIVDTNCDPDEIDYVIPGNDDAIRAVKLLTSKIADAVLEATQGQVGQEREPAGENTEAEQAVAQ